tgaaaaggattataagggaaaggggggaattgagtgggaaaaattagaaaggaagacaaaccatgagactcctaattgagaaacaaacaaaggattgaaaaaggggaggttggtgggggggatggggtaactgggagatgggcaatgaggagggtacttgatgggatgagcactgggtgttatactctatgttgacaaattgaatttaaatttaataaatgtaaaaaaagggcagctggggtggctcagccgtttagcgccgccttcagcccagggcctgatcctggagacccgggatcaagtcccacgtcaggctccctgcatggagcctgcttctccctctgcctgtgtctctgactctctctctctctctctttctctttctcagtgtgtctcatgaataaataacacaatctttaaaaaaaaaatgtaaaaaaaaaaagagctgatcATACTGTATGCTTTAAATATGTATACTGTAAAGATGCATTCTATTGTAATTCAATGATACCTcagtaaaagtataaaaaattttaacaggAATTAGCAGTACTCTAGGACCAAAACCCACCATCCAAAACAATGGGAAAAATCTCTACTTGGAAGACTTGCTAGTATCAAGAGGCCAATAAGAGTCAAGTCCCCTCTGACTCCTCTTAGTAAACTGTCACCATAGGAATTTCTTCACTGTCAGTGTAGGACTCAAATATACCCATATCCCTTCTCATGAATAGGCACAagcacattaaaaacaacaactaaaaaaACAATACTTCATATGATCAGCATGATTAACATCTTAGGAATTAATCAACGTGGTTAAGAAATCACTCCCCCTAggtctcttttattttcaaaggacTCAACAAAAACGAGTGTTTTACAATACTTGTCAAATGAGGGTACTTGATTGCTTACAAAATCTCATATTAATCCTAAACTTCCCTTTCCATAAATATGGcaagaaaatgattttgttttaaataataggaTCTTAATTGTAGTGACTTTATAATTTGTTGACTATGGCACTCTCCCCCAGTCTCAGCTTCTAATCACAAGAGTGAGAAGTTTAACCAATTTTCAAACTCCTTTCTGCCCTATCAAGAATTTTTCAGAGACTCTAGTTCATTCTCCAGGTGGAACTACTTAAGACttcattacaaaattatttttgttcttctcaatttcctttgcagcctctgttcatttttttttaaagattttatttattcctgagagacagagagagagagagagagagagagagatgcagagacacagacacaggcagagtgagaagctggccccatacagggagtccgacgtgggcctggatcccggggatcaggccctgggcctaaggcagcgctaacccgctgagccacctgggttgcccaccTCTGTTCATCCTACCCAATCCTTAAATGCTGATGTTCTCTAGGGTTTCATTCTCTAGTCCCTTCTGGTCTCACCTCTcaccaatggttctcaaactccACAATCTCCTAGAAAGTCAGTTAGAAAGGattcctgggacgcctggatggctcaatagttgagcatttgccttcggctcaggacatgatcccgggatcctgggatcaagtcctgcatcaggttccttgcagggaacctgcttctcgccttgcctatgtctctgcatctctctgtctcgaatgaatgaatgaatgaatgaatgaatcttaaaaaaaaaaaaaaaggattcctatGCCATAATTCCAATGATTTTGATTCAGATTAAAGATAAGGACctattaatctttttatttttttaaccattaccCACTTGCTATTCCATTTAATGCTTTTAGCTGTTCACACATTCTATTTCTCTATGAAGAAATACCTTTTCTTTCTGGCTAACTGCATTATTAAGGAATAATAACTTTCAAGTCTGTTTAGGAGTAACTTGCTCTGGCAACTCTTCCATTCTGAACTATCACTCCCCATCCCCAAATGCTATATtaaattcctatttaaaaatatttacttacacCGAATCATGTTGATGTATTTGCCTATCTCCCCTTTTAGAGTATTCTGTGTTTTATCTGTATATCTAACCTACTACACAGCTGGCACATAACAGATATTCAGCAAATGTTATCTGAATTAATTCCTTCCAAAGAGTATCTAGTTAATAAGAACCCCTTTTGTACTAACAAAAACGGAAAAGGTTAGCACGGTCTATGAAATAATAAACCAGTCTTAAAGCCaaacagtctgaaaataaaaggatttcttACAACCATTTTTATCCATCCTTCCCTTGTTCATCAATGTATTCATGAGTATATATTTGATGTCTGAGGACATGCAAGGTACACTAAGTCAtacattccatttttaatataatttgtgCTTTTCTTTGCAAGCTAGGTTCTTCTCCCCTACATTAGGTTTAGATCTCCACTGTCCTATCAGGTAGGCACTAACTACAGGTGGCTATTTAAAGTTAagattaaatacaatgaaaaattcagttcctcaacCACACTGGCCACACTTCAAGTGCTCAAAAGTCAATGAACCCCAGAAAATCTCACTTACTTCTTAGCTCCCACGATCTTCGTGCTCCTCTGCTGCTTAAAGGATGTGGGTTCCGGCGTCTAGCAAATCGCAAGCACATGAGTGAATTGCTAGAAACCTCTGAACCcttaccacaaaagaaagagaaaaaaaaaaagaaatccccctGTGCCCAGAAGAAATGAAGCTCTCCCCTGGCAGCTACCTCAAACGGAAAAAGGTAAGACCTCTTAAGGAAAGTGTGCCGTCTTGTCTTCCAACTGAGTTAAGGCAGGTGACAACACCGTAGTCTATCATCTCCCCCATTCCCAAAGCCCTGTCCCAGGTAAAGATTCTAAAGGGAGGCGAAAAGTGAGGACAACGGATATGGAATGTACTGGGTATACAAAAGGAATAGAAATTAATAGCAATCTGGCGAGAAACTGAGTCCAGAGAGGTGGGGAACAAGTCAGCGATAAGTGGGTGGGAAAAGAGGGAGACAGGTAGATCTGACCTAGAAGGGTGGGGCCTATGATGGGCTCTGAGAAAACCAATTCTGAGCATGGGACAAAAGCAAGGGACCGCGTGCTGCGGGCTCCACAGCGCTCCCCGTAAAGCATAACGGTCAAACTGAGAAACTCACGGCGGGTACTGCACCGAGTCTGGAAGACATCACTCCCTCTCCACGCCTAACAAATCCATCCAAGGCCTCCGGCCAGACCAACGCCACTTCCGCTCTCCTCTCGTCTCCCGGATGTGCAGTCGGCGCCGCCAATCCCAAGTCTGAACGTCTACTTCCGCCTGGCAGCTTCCGAGGGGGCTGCGGCCGGAGTGAGTGACGCGCCTTCCTCCTCTGAGACCCCGCCCCGGGAAACTGTAGGTGGGGTTTGGAGCCCCAACCTGGCCTCGGAACCCCTAACTGCCGCTCTATCGCTTTGCCCGACACCGAAAGCCCCTCCACCCTTCATTCCCCACCCAGTACGACGAGTGATCTTTCTAGATGGAGATCAATTATTGATTGCCcctttatttatcttagagaaattACAAACCCattcccgccctccctcccccccacggATACACAAGCATTGATGCTCTTTGCTGAGGGTGCAGGTATTGGAGACAGTGGCTGAGCAGGAAAGCCAGGAAAAGGTTAGCTCGCCGAAGACTTGAGCCAGTCAATGGATAATGGGGGCGGATCTCTTCTCATCTGTTAGATTTATGCCTCTAAATTTGCCCTGCTTTGGGGTATTTTGTGTGTGGTCTCTAACAGACATGTTTGAATAACCCTTGAAATCTTTAGATGAACTATGCCTGAGCCTCTCCTTACGGGAGCTGTGCTTGAGTCTCTCCTTAGCAGAACCCTGACAGGTTCTCTTACAGGGACTGAAATGGGTCTTCTCAGGCTAACTCTGTTGGCCCCTCTCAGAGGGGCTGTGCTGCTTCTGCTCAGAATGATTGTGTCTTGCCTCTAAGAGTGACTGGATCCACTCCTCTCAGAGGTACTGCAAGGAGTTCTCTCTGAGGAACTGCAACTGCTCCTTTCAGAGGACCCCTGCAGTCTTCTCTCAAAAAAGCCATGTTCggaaaccctgggtggctcagtagttcagcgcctgcctttggcccagggcgcgatcctggagacccgggatggaatcccacatcgtgctcccggtgcatggagcctgcttctccctctgcctgtgtctctgcctctgtgtgtgtgtgtgtgtgtgactatcataaataaataaaaattttaaaaaattgttttaaaaagccaTGTCCTCTCCCCTCTAAGGGACTGTGATAAGTTTTCTGAAGGAGACCGCGATtgctcctctcagagggactgcgACATCTTCTATCAGAAGAACTGCGAAATTTCCTCTTGGAGGGACCCTGATGGCTCCTTTTGGAGAGACTGTGATGGCTCCTCTGAGAAGGACTTTgatggctcctctcagagggactgcTGATGCTACTCTCAGAGGGACTGCAACATCTTCTCGCAGAAGGGCTCTGATGGCTCCTTACATAGGGACTGcgatggctcctctcagaggCACTGTGATGGCTCTTCTGAAAAGGACTGCAATGGCTGTTTCAGAGGCACTGTGAATGTTCCTTCCAGAGAGACTGCAAGGGCTCCTCTCAGAAGGACTGAGGACTCCTCTCAGAGAGACTGCGATGGCTTTTTTCAGAGACAGTGATGTCTCGTCTCGGAGGGACTGTGATGGCTCCTTTGAGGAGGACTGCATGACTCCTTTCAGAGGCACTTCGATGGCTCCTCTCAGAGAGACTGCGATGGCTTTTTTCAGAGACTGTgatggctcctctcagagggactgtgaTGACTCTCCTGAGAAGAACTTCGAGGGCTTCTCTCAGAGGGACTGCGAAATCTTCTCTCAGAAGGACTGCAAAATTTCCTCTTGGAGGGACCCTGATGGCTCCTTTTGGAGAGACTCTGATGGCTCCTCTGAGAAGGACTTTgatggctcctctcagagggactgcgATGGCCACTCTCAGAGGGACTGCGACGTCTACTCTCAGAAGGACTGCAACATCTCCTCGCAGAAGGGCTCTAATGGCTCCTTACATAGAGATTGTgatggctcctctcagagggactgtgaTGGCTGTTCTGAGAAGGACTGCGATGGCTGTTTCAGAGGCACTGTGATGGCTCTTCTGAGAAGGACTGCAATGGCTGTTTCAGAGGCACTGTGATGGCTCCTTCCAGAGAAACTGCAAGGGCTCCTCTCAGAAAGACTGAGGACTCCTCTCAGAGACACAGCGATGGCTTTTTTCAGAGACTGTGATGtctcctctcagagggactgtgaTGGCTCTTTTGAGGAGGACTGCAATGATTCCTTTCAGAGGCACTTCGATGGCTCCTCTCAGAGAGACTGCGATGGCTTTTTACAGAGACTGTGGtggctcctctcagagggactgtTATGGCTCTCCTGAGAAGAACTTCGATGACTTCTCTCAGAGGGACTGCGATATCTTCTCTCAGAAGGACTGCAAAATTTCCTCTTGGAGGGACCCTGATGGCTTCTTTTGGAGAGACTGTGATGGCTCCTCTGAGAAGGACTTTgatggctcctctcagagggactgcgATGGCCACTCTCAGAGGGACTGCGAAGTttcctctcagagggactgcgATGGCCACTCTCAGAGGGACTGCGAAGTttcctctcagagggactgcAACATCTTCTCGCAGAAGGGCTCTGATGGCTCCTTACATAGAGACTGTGATGGCTCCTCCCAGAGGGACTGTGATGACTATTCTGAGAAGGACTGCAATGGCTGTTTCAGAGGAACTGTGACGCCTCCTTCAAGAGAGACTGCAGGGCTCCTCTCAGAAGGACTGATGACCCCTCTCAGAGAGACTGTGATGGCTTTTTTCAGAGACTGTGATGTCTCGTCTCGGAGGGCACTGTGATGGCTCTTTTGAGGAGGACTGCAATGACTCCTTTCAGAGGCACTTTGATGACTCCTCTCAGAGAGACTGCGATGGCTTTTTTCAGAGACTGAgatggctcctctcagagggactgtgaTGGCTCCCCTGAGGAGAACTTCGATGGCTTCTCTCAGAGGGACTGCGACATCTTCTCTCAGAAGGACGGCAAAATTTCCTCTTGGAGGGACCCTTATGGCTCCTTTTGGAGAGACTGTGATGGCTCCTCTGAGAAGGACTTTGATGGCTCCTGTCAGAGGGACTGCAACGGCTACTCTCAGAGGGACTGCTGATGCTAGTCTCAGTGGAAGAGTTATGGAGAAATCTAGAGAAATAGTTCCCTATTTTAACTCCTCTCTTGATGTAAAATCCTCACATTCCCTATTCTGATATACCTGTCCTAGATTCAAATCCTCAGATTCCATCATTTGAGGAGGCCTTAGTTTTATCCCTATTGCTTTCACAGCCTGAAGCCCTTGTTCATGAGTGAACActgcaggctcctcaaagggacaTGCTGGCTGTGAGAGTAATTCTGCAGATTTCACATGGGTATTTGGCCTTGGAGTTAATTCCACGGGTTCTACAATTTCTTGAAGATCCAAACAATCTATTACTTCTATCGCTGATCCTAATGCTACTCGATTCGTTCTACAACCTGAGGAATTGGCCCTGGTGCTAACTCCTCAGATTTTACAATTTGAAGTGGTGGCCATGGGATTAACACAGTCTTTACAATCTGAAAGCCTGTCAACTTCATTATGTCCAAAATTTGGTGTGTTGGCTCTGTGATTAATTCCTTAGATTTTACACATTGCAACCACAGCTCTGAGGTAAACTCAGAGGGTCTCACATCTTGCAGTTTTGGGGTCAGCTGAACATAGTCTATCATTTGAAAGGCTGGCCCTGGGGTTAATGCTACAGACTTCACAACCTGAAGTGGTGGCCCAGGAGTCACTTTCACATACTCAGTAACTTTTTGGGGGGCTCCCGGGGTTATTCCTATTGAGAGCGCAGCTTGAAGCTGTGTCTTTGtggatcctgggacttgatctagTGGCTTTGGACTAATCCTCATAACTTCTGTAATTTGAGCCCGTAATCCTGGAGCTCTCtgtgaatattttatactttgattcTGTGACTGTGGTAGCCCCACTGATCCATCCCCTGGCTGCCATGTCTCAGATGTGAGCTCTACAGACTCTGCGTGTCCTAAAGCTTGACCTGTTTGCTTTTGGTGCAACTCTAAAGATTTCCTCCTTTGAAGCCATTGCCTAGAGGTTAAACCCACAGATTCAGGAACTTGATATCCTAGCCCTGATGTCATTTCTGGAGATTCTGGAACATGATGCAATGACTTTGTAATCAGTGCCTCAGATTCTCCTCTTCGCAGTCTTTTCTCAGAGATCACCTCCACAAATTCTAGTGCTTGAGGATAGGGCCTAGGACATCTCTCTGAATATCCAGTGGTTTCGCTTACTGGCTTTGGGGTCACTCCGAGGAATTCCTTCCCTTTTTGCCTTGCCTTGGAGGTCAATCCCACAGTTTCTGTAGTGTGACGCCTGGGCTCTAGTGCAATCTCTTCAGATCCTACAGCTTGCTGCAGTGGCCTTGTATGTAACTCTCTCAAATCCTTAAGTTGAGGCCGTGACTCAGAGAGCAACTCTAGAGTTTCTGGGATTTGGTAGCTTTTCTTTAGGGTTAATTTCGGGGATTTAGAACCTTGATTCCTTAGCACTGGAGTCAGATCAACAGATTCTGGTACTTGAAGATCTAGCCTTAGATGCACTCTTGAAGAATCCATGGCTTTACTTGTTGGCTTTGGGGTCAACTCCACATATTTTTCTGTGGTTTCGTTGCCTTGATGTGCCAACTTTTCTGTGATGTGATAAACTGGTATTGaaatcaaattcatagatttaGGGACTTGATGCTTTGGTGTCGGGATCATCTCTGCACATTCTACAAACTGATGCCCTGGCCTAGGGATTATCTCAGAGTCTGTGATTTGATAGCTTCTTTTCCGATTTAGCATCTCAGCTTTTCTTCCTTGAAGCAGCGCCCCCGGTGCTAACTCTACAGATTTTGTATCTTGCTGTAGAGAGGCTGAGGACAATTTCACATGTTTTATACTTTGCAACTTTGGATCTGGAGTAAACTCCAAAGATTTCTCATCTCGTTGCTGTGATTCCGGAGACCAATCCGAAAATTTAACGCTAGTCAACAATGGTCCTGGTGCAAACTTTTTAGTTGCCTCTGGTGCCAACACCACCGATTTCATACCTTGCCATCCTGAAGTCAGCTCTCGACAATTCGTACCTTGCTGTTGGAACCCTGGTGTCAATTCTACCGAGTTCATATCTTGAAAACATGGCTCTGGTGCAAAGGCCTCAGAGTTAGCATGTGGTGACTTGAGGCACGTTGACAACCCTAAAGAATTAGCACTTTGACAATGTGGCAATAGATTTGATTTCAAAGATTTCACATCTTGAGAACGTGGCTCTGATTCAAACACCACAGATTTCTGCCGGAGGCAAGAATTCAAATCCTTAGAATTCACATTTTGAGTTTGCGGTCCTGGTTTCAACTCCAGAGATTTCACATCTTGAAAACACAGCTTTGGTGCAAACACCACAGATCTCACACTATGTTGTCTAAGGTGTGAGGGCAACTCCTCAGAATTCATACCTTGAGGATGTGGCCCTGGATTTAACtccacatatttcattttttttaaacatggctCTAGTGCAAACATCTCACATTTCAAGTCTTGCAGCTCGGAGCCTGAAATCAGTTTCACAGAATTTGCACCACAAAGCAGTGGCTCTTTGTTCATCTCCACCGACTCTACATCGTTAAGCAGTGGCTCTGGTAAAAATAACACAGATTTCATACCATTTAACGGAGAGCCTAAAGTGAACACCGACTGTACAACTTGTGGCTGTGACCCACAGTGATTCTCCAAAAACTAGATTTCTGGAAACTTTGTCCCTGGAATTAACTCAGAAGATTTTACACCTTGCCAATATGCTCCAGCGTTGAACAGAATAGATTTTGTACCTTGATATTCTGATGTAGGGTTAGTTTCAGAGGGCTTTGTGCCGTGCATCTGTGGCCCTGGATTAAACTTTATGGAATTTATGCATTGAAGTTCTAATCCTGGTTTCAAATCAGAAGAATTCATGCTTTGCAGCTGTGGGCCCCAGTTGAACTCCCGTGATGTTATACCTTGAAACTGTGTCCCTGGAGTCaattcacatttcacattttgtAAATGTTGCATAGGGTTGAACATAACAGATTTTACACCTAGAACTTCTGTTCCCAGATTCAAATCAAAAGGTCCCATACCTTGACATTTAATCCCTGAAGTCAACTCAAAAGATTGTATACCTTGCAAAGGCGGCCCAAGTATGCACCCCGTAGAATTTACACATGGTAATTTTGACTCTGGATTCAACTCAGAAGAATTTACACACTTCACCTGTGGCCCAGGGTTGCATTCCATAGGTGCTACACCTAGAAACTTTGACCCTGGAATCAATTCAGATTTCAAACATTGCAAATGTGATTCCAAGTTGAACACAACAGATGTCTCACTTTGCTTCTTAGTCCCTGGATTCACCTCAGATCCCATACCTTGACATTTTGTCCCTGAAGTCAACCCAAAAGACTGTACGCCTTCCAAAAGTGGCCCACGTTTGCACCCCATAGAATTTACACATTGTAATTTTGGCTCTGCATTCAACTCAGAAGAATTTACACACTTCATCTGTGGCCCAGGGTTGCATTCCATAGGTGCAACACCTAGAAACTTCGACCCTGGAATCAATTCAGATTTCATATCTTGCAAATGCCGGTCAGGGTTGAACACCATAGATGTCTCACTTGCAATCTCTGTCCCTGAACTCACTTCAGAAGACTTCATACCTTGAAGTTTTGAAGCTAAAGTTAATTCAGAAGGGTTTATACCTTGCAAAGGTGGCTCAGGGTTGCATCCAAAAGAATTTACGCACTGCAGTTTTGGGTTTGAAATAAATGCAGAAGAATTCACACCTTGCACATGTGGCCCAAGGCAGAACACCTGAGATTTTATACCTTGAAGCCCCGGCTGAGGGTTCAACTCAGATTTTACACCTTTCAATTGTGGCCCAGTGCTGAATGCCACAAGATTTGTACACTGAAGCTGTGGCCCTGGATTCAATTCAGAGGATTTCCCACCTTGTAATTTAGGCTCATGCTTGAATTCCAGAAATTGCTCATATGGAAGCTTCACATCTGTGCACAACTCAGATTTTATCTCTTGTAGCTGTGGCCCAGGATTGAGCTCAAAAGACTGCATACCTTGAAGCATACCTGTTCCCTTGCCTAACTCGGGAGATTTCACATCTTGCAACTGCTGCTCGGGATTGAATTCCATAGCTTTCACATCGTGAAGCTTTGTCTCTTTGCATAATTCTGAAGATTTTATATGTTGCAGATGTGGTCCAGGATTGTATACCATAAATTTCATACTTTGAAGCTCTGGCCATGGTTTCAACTTACAAGATTTCTCTTCTTGCCACTGTTTCCCAGCTTTGAACTCGGAAGATATCACACTGCAAGTCTTTGATTTCAAGGCTAACTCAGAGGGGTTTGCAACCTGAAATTCTGGGTCATGTTTGACTTCTGTCGTTTTCATTATTCGAAGGTTTATGGACTCAGGAGATTTTGCACCTTGCAACTTTGCCCCGGGGTTGAATTTCATAGATTTCACACCTTGAAGGTGTGCCCCTGGTGTCAACATATGCAGTTTCCTGTTTTGTAACTCTGGGGCTGACCCAAACCCCAAAGATTTCACATCTTTGACCTTTGCACCTAGAGTCAATTCAAGAGATTTCATATCTTGCTGCATGGGTCTGGCAAGGAACTCCACAGATTCTCCACTTTGAAGCTTTGTTTCTGGTGCCAACTCAGAAGAGGTTACACCTTGTAACTGTGGAACAGGTTTTAACTCAACAGATTTCAAATCTCGAAGCCTGCACTCAGGTATCCAATCAGATTTCTCACCTTGTCTCTGTGGTCCAGGGTTGAACTCCACCGGTTTCATACCTTGAAACTTCCTCTTCTGGGTTAAATTAGATTTCCCACCTTGTAGCTTTGGACCATGGTTGAACTCAGAGGATTTCACTTCTTGAAGctttgaccctgggatcactttAGAAGACTTCATACCTTGAAAGTGTGATCTAGAACTGAACCCCGTAGATTTTGTATCTTGAAGCTTTATACCCATGATCAACTCAGAGCATTTCACATCTTGTAACTGTGGGCCTGATTTCACAGCTGGAAACTTCCTCCCCAGGGTCAAATCAGAAGATTTCTCACCTTGTAACTTTGGATTAGGTTTCAGTTCTACAGATTTCATACCTTGAAGCTTTTCCCTTGGGATCACTTGAGAAGACTTCACATCCTGCAAGTGTGGTCCAGACTTGAAATTCGTAGATTTAATGTCTTGAAGCTTTATGCCCATGATCAACCTAGAAGGTTTCATATCTTGTAACTGTGGGGCTGACTTGAAATCCACTGATTGCACCTTTTGAAGCTTTGTCCCTGATATCAGTTCAGAAGATTTCATACCCCTCAACTGTGGCCCAGGTTTGAACTTCACAGATTCCACATCTTGACACTCTGTTTCTGAGATTAACTTAGAACATTTCTCTCCTTGAAACTGTGGCTCAGGGCTGGACGCCAGTttcatattttgaagctctgATCCAAGGTTCAGGTCCGAGGATTTCACAACTTGCATCAGGGGACTGGGGTTGCTTTCTTTAAGTTTTACACTTTGAAGCTTTGACTGTGAGGTCCCCTCAGCAGCATTCACACCTTGTAACGATGACCCAAACAAATCTGTAAATTTGGCACCTTGAATCTTTGTCCCTGCAGTCGGTTTAGAAAAGGTTATGTCTTCCATCTGGGAACTTGGATTTAACTCAATAAATGTCATATCTTGGGACTTTATCTCAGGTGATAACTTAGAAGATTTTAGATCTTGCCACTGTGACCCAGAGTTGAAATTCTCAGATTTCACACCTTGAAGCTTTGTCTGAAGAGTCAACTCAGATGACTTCATCCTTTTCAAGTGTCGTGGGGAGTTCAGCTCTATAGTTGTACCACTTTGTAATTGTGACACTTGGCTTAATACCCCAGATTTTGTGTCAGGAAGCTGCGGCTCTTGTGACAACACTAGAGACCTCACACCTTGAAGCTGTGCTCTTGGGGATGACTGTAAGGATTTCACTTCTTGAAGCTTTGGTCCTGCAGTCAATTTAGTAGATTTCCTATCATGCAAGCAAAGCCTAGATTTGAATGTCATAGATTTTATATCACAAAACTTTGACTTTGAAGTAGGTCACATGATTTCACACTTCTAACCTGTAGACAAGGTTTCAAATCGAAACCTTGAGGCTGATATTCCTGGAGTGATGACGAAGATTGTATTTCTTGGAGCTTTGGCCTTGGAGTCAACGCAGATGACCTTCTATCTCTTAACTGTTTCAAAGGTTTCACCTCTACAGACTTGACACCTTGAGATTGTAACCCAAGATTTAACTCTACAGATTTCACAGCTTGGA
This is a stretch of genomic DNA from Canis lupus baileyi chromosome 12, mCanLup2.hap1, whole genome shotgun sequence. It encodes these proteins:
- the LOC140600804 gene encoding LOW QUALITY PROTEIN: uncharacterized protein (The sequence of the model RefSeq protein was modified relative to this genomic sequence to represent the inferred CDS: inserted 7 bases in 5 codons; deleted 2 bases in 1 codon; substituted 2 bases at 2 genomic stop codons), which encodes MKGIRSTGLSPGLQKQVVKPEVLVPETLFQGIKHFVVGQMSNLEGNGPYKFISQPQKPDAKSMELTPESQLPRVNYSESTRRPHLQAIKSSEMIQGPHVGGVKPMELTPGSKRQGLKSELLISELKDVKSVALATGQCLKGMKSMLLTPSPQLEGEKSMETTTVQGIEHVKSVKDTKDTKLQVATPDLALHARIQEFKGVEMVPRTQPQDVKTVELNFGLKMQGEKPVPFAPGPLLQKSEPQDVKPEELTLEPQTQDRKVVDSTPCGKHQSLKSVEETPDSELQHVKSVKLTPRVKKQEVKSGNVTRRAKFQGVNSVDLAPSQQFQGMALMNFTSGPEQDGKISVISSKQQWKNSEQLKRRLKAEDGMSLELIPELKFKGRKLEDLNFELGFEDIKSLDWTPESNIQGLKPKEFKLEPQLQSLKSPKLTPGPQLHQVKPSESASEPQLCVKTLELQQEPLLESMRCIQWIPGPKFQAVKSVDLNLGSHSPGVKSAGLKSSTQLRDVKSSELTLGPKPQSATYTEFNLGPQLQNVKTPEVLPGQQLQKGKALASTSEPQLQDVKTTEFKKEPQLETVRRIQWIPGPDFQAVKSVELNLGLQSQGVKSVEVKPLKQLRDRRSSALTPRPKLQEIQSSSSLQEYQPQGFDLKPCLQVRSVKSCXPTSKSKFCDIKSMTFKSRLCLHDRKSTKLTAGPKLQEVKSLQSSPRAQLQGVRSLVLSQEPQLPDTKSGVLSQVSQLQSGTTIELNSPRHLKRMKSSELTLQTKLQGVKSENFNSGSQWQDLKSSKLSPEIKSQDMTFIELNPSSQMEDITFSKPTAGTKIQDVESVKFKPGPQLRGMKSSELISGTKLQKVQSVDFKSAPQLQDMKPSRLIMGIKLQDIKSTNFKSGPHLQDVKSSQVIPREKLQGMKSVELKPNPKLQGEKSSDLTLGRKFPAVKSGPQLQDVKCSELIMGIKLQDTKSTGFSSRSHFQGMKSSKVIPGSKLQEVKSSEFNHGPKLQGGKSNLTQKRKFQGMKPVEFNPGPQRQGEKSDWIPECRLRDLKSVELKPVPQLQGVTSSELAPETKLQSGESVEFLARPMQQDMKSLELTLGAKVKDVKSLGFGSAPELQNRKLHMLTPGAHLQGVKSMKFNPGAKLQGAKSPESINLRIMKTTEVKHDPEFQVANPSELALKSKTCSVISSEFKAGKQWQEEKSCKLKPWPELQSMKFMVYNPGPHLQHIKSSELCKETKLHDVKAMEFNPEQQLQDVKSPELGKGTGMLQGMQSFELNPGPQLQEIKSELCTDVKLPYEQFLEFKHEPKLQGGKSSELNPGPQLQCTNLVAFSTGPQLKGVKSELNPQPGLQGIKSQVFCLGPHVQGVNSSAFISNPKLQCVNSFGCNPEPPLQGINPSELTLASKLQGMKSSEVSSGTEIASETSMVFNPDRHLQDMKSELIPGSKFLGVAPMECNPGPQMKCVNSSELNAEPKLQCVNSMGCKRGPLLEGVQSFGLTSGTKCQGMGSEVNPGTKKQSETSVVFNLESHLQCLKSELIPGSKFLGVAPMECNPGPQVKCVNSSELNPESKLPCVNSTGCILGPPLQGIQSFELTSGIKCQGMGPFDLNLGTEVLGVKSVMFNPMQHLQNVKCELTPGTQFQGITSREFNWGPQLQSMNSEELPSHLRQHSVRSVVFAPKLXPRSQDVKSLKSNLLPHCQSANSLGLSTCLKSPHANSEAFAPEPCFQDMNSVELTPGFQQQGTNCRELTSGWQGMKSVVLAPEATKKFAPGPLLTSVKFSDWSPESQQRDEKSLEFTPDPKLQSIKHVKLSSASLQQDTKSVELAPGALLQGRKAEMLNRKRSYQITDSEIIPRPGHQFVECAEMIPTPKHQVPKSMNLISIPVYHITEKLAHQGNETTEKYVELTPKPTSKAMDSSRVHLRLDLQVPESVDLTPVLRNQGSKSPKLTLKKSYQIPETLELLSESRPQLKDLRELHTRPLQQAVGSEEIALEPRRHTTETVGLTSKARQKGKEFLGVTPKPVSETTGYSERCPRPYPQALEFVEVISEKRLRRGESEALITKSLHHVPESPEMTSGLGYQVPESVGLTSRQWLQRRKSLELHQKQTGQALGHAESVELTSETWQPGDGSVGLPQSQNQSIKYSQRAPGLRAQITEVMRISPKPLDQVPGSTKTQLQAALSIGITPGAPQKVTEYVKVTPGPPLQVVKSVALTPGPAFQMIDYVQLTPKLQDVRPSEFTSELWLQCVKSKELITEPTHQILDIMKLTGFQIVKTVLIPWPPLQIVKSEELAPGPIPQVVERIXVALGSAIEVIDCLDLQEIVEPVELTPRPNTHVKSAELLSQPACPFEEPAVFTHEQGLQAVKAIGIKLRPPQMMESEDLNLGQVYQNRECEDFTSREVKIGNYFSRFLHNSSTETSISSPSESSRCSPSDRSHQSPSQRSHHSLSKRSHKGPSKRKFCRPSERRCRSPSERSHRSSPQGSHHSPSERSHLTIAVLLRIVITVPLGGAITVSIHRSPSQNSHHSPSERSHHNLYVRSHXSPSARRCCSPSESRRRSPSESGHRSPSERSHQSPSQRSHQSLSKRSHQGPSKRKFCSPSERRFRSPSERSPRSSSQESHHSPSERSHHSXSEKSHRSLSERSHRSASERSXCSPPQRSHHSPSETRHHCXSEKSHRSLSERSPQSF